The bacterium DNA segment TTGCGGATCGTTTTGATAACGAATGAATTTATGATCCGCAGTTCTGCCCCGGTCATCAAGGTGTAATTTATTCAGTCCACCTCCAAAAGTGCCTACCCACAAAACATTTCGACTGTCCATAAAAAGAGAACTGACTCGATTTTCACTCAAGCTGTTCTCGTCATTTGGATCATTTTTATAATGAACAAATTTCTCTACCCCATTCTCATTCGTCAACTGATCTAGACCTCCCCCAAACGTACCTATCCAGATATTTCCAAAACGGCCGATAGTAATACAACTGATGTCGTTATTACTTATGGTTTGCGAATTGGCGGCATTGTGTTTGTAATGAATGAACACACCTTCGTTTCCCGGATCATACTTATTCAATCCTCCGCCTTCTGTGCCGATCCAAAGAATACCTTTTTCATCTTCGGCTATCGAACGCACTTCATCATTACTCAAACTGCGGGGGTTTGACATGGTGTGACGATAAGACTTGAATGTACCAAGCAACGGGTCAAACTTATTAAGGCCGTCGTGAGTGCCTATCCAAATGAGGCCGGATTTACTTTCACAAAACGACCGGACAATATTATTACCCAGGCTGTTAGGGTTTTCGGGTGAATGTTTGAAATGTTTAAATTTTCCCCGTTTAAGATCCAGTTTATTTATGCCGCCGCCGCCGTAAGTTCCGATCCAAAGAATATCCGATCTATCAATAAAAAGGGAGCGCACTTCATTATCACTCAGACTGGAAGGATCGGTCGGCATGTTTTTATAGACCATAAACTTTTGCCGTGCGGCATCAAGAACATTTAGTCCTTCATTCGTACCTACCCATATTTGGTCTTTTCCATCCACACAAAGCGAGGCGACTGCGTTATCGCTAATCGAGTTGGGGTTGGCCTCATGGTGCTGATAGAAAGATATCCTTGCAGGTGATTGTGATCGATCTATCCTATTCAAACCCCCATCCTCTGTACCTACCCAAATAATTCCGGCATGATCCTGCGCGATTGCCGTAATGGATTCACTTGTGATTCGGTTCGGCGAGTTAAAGTCACTGCGGAAATGAGTCACGTTACCATTAGAATATAAATTTAATCCTTTTTTTGTTCCGGCCCAAACATCGCCGTTTGCTTCAACGAATAACACGGTGATCCAATTATCACTTAATCCAGTAATATTCTCGATCACAAAATCCGTTTTCCCGGAAACTTCCTTCGTGGTCAATTTATTCAGCCCGTTTTGCGTGCCAACCCAGATATTTCCGTTTTGGTCGGCGTAAAGCGCATTCACGCTATTATGACTGATATGATCGGGCTGGGATGTATCGGCCAGAAAGTGAGTAAAAACGCCGGTTTTGCGATCAAATCTATTGAGCCCTTTATTGATAGTAGCAACCCACAAATTCGATAAAGTATCTTCACAGATGGCCGTGATCCAATTATCCGATAAGGACATCGGGTCGGTAGGAACGGTTTTATACACCGTAAACACGTACCCGTCGAATTTGTTAAGCCCGTTGCGAGTACCAAACCACATGTACCCCCTGCTGTCCTGCAGAATGGAACTAATGGTGCTTTGCGACAAGCCATCGCTGCCTGTCACTTGGTCAAATCGCACAGAATTCATCTGTGCATTGACTACGGATGGCTGTATTCCGATAACCAGAACCATCATGATAGCTTTTATTAATCTCATACGGATATATTCTCCATTTACCTTTATGAATACTATTTAAAATAACCTCAGGACGCCGGGAGAGGAAGTGAAAAACTAAATACGGAACCCTTTCCTTTTTCACTTTCGACCCACACTCTGCCTCCATGCATTTCTACAACTTTTTTTACGATAGCCAGCCCGAGCCCGGTGCTGCTTTCGCCGCCTGTAGGGCGCGCGCTCAATTTCTTAAAACTGACAAAAACATTTTTCAGATCGTCCTGGCTAAACCCCTGTCCGGTATCTTCGACGTGAATAACAACCGCATCGGCATCCCGCAGACATGTAACAACAACATTTCCTCCAGGAAAAGTAAATTTAATTGCATTGCTGATAAGATTATCTAACACTTCTGAAATCCGGGCCCAATCGGCATTTATCTCCAAGCGGTCGATATCCTTATTAAAAATCATTCGGATATTTTTCTGTAAAGCGGAGCGCTGGTGCAGTTTCTCGCGTTCCTCTAAAATCTCCATGAGGTTTATTCTCTGCGTATTCATATGCACTTTACCTGACTCTATAGCTGAGATATCAAGCAATTCTGCGATCAGACGGTTCATGTGCTCCGACGTTTTGATCATCGACTTCAGGTCGTCTTTACTTTCTTCCGAATCGAAAACATTATTTTCCAGATCCTCCAGCATGATTTTAAGATATCCGTTGATCGTTCCTAACGGGTTGCGCAGATCGTGTGCGGCGATACCCAGAAATTCGTTTTTCTTATCATTGAGTAATTTAAGATCTTCCAAAAGGCGAGTCTTTATAAAGGCAGAAATAAAGTGTTCCTTGAGACTTATCAAAATTCCAAAATTTTCGTCATTAAAGGCATTTTCATCCGTCATGTTATCAAAAACCAAATAACCTTCGACCGTATCTTTTATTCTGATCTTCATGATCAACATACATTTCGGATAAGGCATGTGCGTCATTTTTTCAGACCCGGCCTGACGAAAAACATTCCTCACAATAGATATGTCTTCCGCTACGACTTTCGCTTCCTTACCATACCTTGCTTCAGCTTCTTCCGGGGTCAATGTAATATGCTGCAACTCCTGCATATCCCATCCCGCGCTTGCGACGTATCTAAACACACGTCGGTTGTTATCATAAGTCAGGGCACAAGCTCGTTCCACGTATTTAATCTGAGTGCTTTTTTCTAGAATAGATTGAAGCACGTCCGCAAAATTAAATTCCGAATTTATCGATTTGACAATTTCATTTATCTTTTCCAGCTCGTCTTTGCTTCGTTTGAGTTCGGCGGTACGTTCTGCAACCTCTCTTTCGAGTACAAATTTTTGAGTTTGAATGTTTCGAATTCGATAGTTATAACCTGCGTAGATAATAAGAGACAGTACGGTGACCGTAAGAATGATGAACCACCATGTTTTCCAGAATGGCGGTACAATTACGATTTTGATCACAACCGGATCTTTCGACCAAACATTGTCATTATTCGAGCCGTTGACCTTAAAATAATAGGTGCCTGGATTCACGTTAGTATACGTTGCATAACGGCGATAGCCTGCATTACTCCATTCAGGATCAAATCCTTCCAACATATATTGGTATTGATTTTTCTCGGGCAGGGTAAAATCAAGAGCGGCAAATTCAAAAGAAAAGAAATTATCTTTATATGAGAGCTCTATCGCACTTATGTCCTGCAATGCGCGGCCAAGATAGACCGGTTTGTCAAACTTTCTGAATTCCGTGATCACGACGACCGGAGAAAAAGGACTGCCTTTCACATCGTCCGGGTCAAAGAAATTAATACCGCCGACGCCTCCGAAATACATTCGCCCTTTCCTGTTCTTATAATAGGCGCCCTGGCCGAAAATATTGCTCTGAAGCCCGTCGTGCACATCGTAATTTCTGAACGAGCTCCAGTGCTCGTTTTCCATTCCATTTCCTAGTGAATGCGGTGAATGCACATTGAACTTACTGAGTCCTTTATTCGTACTGATCCATAGATTCCCTTTTGCATCAATCAGAATGCCGTGCACTACATCGTTGGCCAATCCGTCATTCGTTGTAATTCGCGTATTTTTTTCCGTTTGAATGTCGAAACGATTGAGCCCGCTGCCTTGTGTTCCAATCCATATTGTCCGTCCATCGGGATCCGCTGCAATGGATAAAATATCATTGCCGCTAATGCTGTTCACATCGCTATCAGTATGCATATACCTAACGAACCGCTCTGTTTTCTTATCAAATCGATTTACACCGCCGCCGTACGTGCCGATCCACAGGTTACCGTTCCTATCCTCTGCGATTGCTCGAACTTCGCTGCTGCTTAAACTCTGTGGATTGTTGGAAGCATATTGGAAAGATTTGAATAACCCCGTCATCGGATCAAATCTGTTCAGTCCTTTATAGGTACCTATCCAAAGAATGCCGTCGTCGTCTCCGTGAATCACTCGCACGCGATTATCGCTGAGACTCGCGGAATTTTTCGGATCGTTTGTGTACCGTTTGAATTTCCCGGTTCGCGGGTCTAAACGATTTACACCGCCGCCGCTCGTGCCGACCCAAATATAGCCGTCTGTATCCTGGAAAATTCCGCGGGTAAAATTGCTGCTGATGCTGTTGGGGTCAGTCCGGTCATTCACATAATGAGTAAAACGATCGTTTGCGACATCGTATCTGTCCAGGCCTTTATCCGTACTAATCCAAAGGATATTACCCTCTTTTTTTTCTTCTTCGTAAATCGCCCACACACGATTATCAATAAGACTGTTGGCATTGGCTGGATTATTCGAGATGAGATTGAATTTTGAAGGTTTGAGATCCAGTTTGTTCAATCCACCTCCGCGAGTCCCTATCCACAAGTTATCGGTTCTATCTGCGTAAATGACCCGCACGTCGTTTTGACTCAGACTGTTCGGATTAAAAGCTTCATTCGTAAACTGAAAAAGACGGTCAGTTTTCGGATCGTATTTTATCAGTCCGCTTTCTAATGTTCCGAACCATATAAAACCGTTCTTGTCTTCATATATCGAATTGATGTTATTATTAGGGCTGAGATATCTAGTGCACTCCAAGGTTTCTGAATCCATTCTGTTCAACCCGCTTTGCGTTCCGACCCAAAGTTGTCCCACACGATCAACATAAAGAGAACGAACAAAGTTGTGACTTATGGATGTGCTGTTTCCGGGTATATTTTTATAAGTAATAAATCTGTTTTGTGTTGAAGCGGCAGAGAGTTTATTTAATCCGTCGTTGGTTCCAAACCATAAATTCCCGGATGAATCTTCTGCAATAGCCCATATACGATCATGGCTAATGCTGGACGGATTCGACGGATCGTGTTTAAATACCGAAAAAGTTTCCTTTTCTATATTAAAAAGATTCAGGCCTCCGCTGTACGTTCCGACCCAAAGGTTCCCTTTGCTGTCTTCAAAAAGCGTTTGCACTCGATCATCGCTGATACTTTGAGACTTTGATGGATTGTGTTTATAATGATAAAATTTTTCGTTCGCCGGGTCGTATCGATCCAGCCCGCCTCCCCAAGTGGCCAGCCAAAGGAATCCATACCGATCTTCCAGTATTGAGCTTATATTGCCATTGGCGATTGAATTCGAATCCATAGGATCATGCATAAAGGTCTTGATCTCATATCCGTCGTATCGGTTAAGGCCACCTTCCGTCGCAACCCAAAGGAATCCTTTTCGATCCTGCAGAATGGAATACACCGTACCGTGGGACAATTCCTGCTCAAGTGAAATATGGTGGAATTTGACGTTGCCCTTTTGTGCTAACAAGAAGCCGCGCGCGCTCAGGAAAATAAGTATGAAGATGATCAGAATTTTACGTATCATAAATTTTCGAAACGTTGCTTCGTCAAATTTTGATCTGAGGGAAGTATTATATAAAAATAGGTGACTTAAATTTATTATTAAGCGGTTATATGAGTTCGGATAAGACTTAGCGTAGCTGAATTAATTTAGGCAGAGGAGGGGTTATTATCAATAGCTATTAAGAATTTTTGACCTGTTGTCATTATGTAGTAGGATGAATCGGCAGTGAGAAACTGAAGGTCGAACCTTTTCCTTTTTCGCTTTCTACCCAGACGCGACCGCCGTGTTTTTCGACGATCTTCTTCACAATGGCTAATCCCAAACCCGTGCTGACTTCTCCGGCCGTTGGCCGGGCACTGAGGCGTTTAAACGAACTGAATATTTGTTGTAAATCATTCTCATTCAAGCCTTGTCCGCTATCCTGAACACTCGTGATAACCTCGTTAATCTTCAATTCACAAAAAACCCACCTGAAAACATATTTGTACGCATTGAAGTAGATACCCTCGGGAGTCGGCCAAATATCCCACACGTCAGAGAATTCGCGGTACGATTGAGGTACCTTATCCAGCATGGAAACGAACTGCAATTGGCCGATAGAATCGGGCGAAAGAAAGCCGAAATCACCTTTAGCCCCGACGTAAATTCGCCCCGTAGTATCTATCGCCAGTGACCGTACGACCGTATGATTCGGAATGACTATAAGGCGCCAACTAACACCATCATATTCGAGAACCCCTTCATTGTTTCCAAAATACATTACGCCGCGATGATCTTGCACAATGGACCAATTCTGTGTGCCCGTGTTGTAATCTTTCGTGGTGTAATTTCTCTGAAAAGGACGGCCTATTTCTTTTGAATAAGTATCTGTTGACTGCGCGATCAGATGAGGAATTGATCTGGCAAAAAAATAGATGATGAGAATCCAATAATACATAACTCTCTTTCACCGCACGGAGTGATGAAAAACCGTGTAAGACTTCATCCGAAAAAAACAGGGAATACCACCGCTTGTCTGCACAAGCGGATTTTGGAAAACCAAGTTAATCACAAATTCGTGTGATATCTTCGTTCAAGTAATCTTTTAATACAAATCTTGTGTATTTAAGAAATCTTCACTTAGCAGGTTATTTGAGTTTTGAGATTAGTTTCTAAACGTTTAGACATGATATTCAGAGTAGTATGTTAAATGTAGGCAGAAGAGGGGTTATTATCAATGACTTTTAAGAATTTCCGGATCGCGGGTGAATTGACGTTCCGTTCATTTCTTGCTTTCTTCAAGCGTTCTTCTCAGAATGGGCAGAACGGCCTTATCCTTTTCAGCTCCGATTTCTTCTTTCACTTGAATCAGGCTTCGGAGAGTGTGAACCTTGATCGAATAGGCTTCCAATTGAATCGGTTCTGTTTCGGAATCGAAATCCTTAAACTCTCTTCTATTTCCGATGCTCCCCAACACATTCAACGGGCCGAATTTGGTCATCAAAAGATGATGTCCTGCACCGCCCAGTGCAGACAACTCGGGAAAGATTTTAATATCCGTTCTTGTTCTATAAAACGCGCCTATCTCGCGTAATGCGTCAAAGAGATTATATAAATTCTTTTCAGAACGTTCGTGCACAATGTCAAGATCAAAAGTCGTTATGGGAGCCCCTTGAATCACAGCAGATACGCCACCGGTTACAAAAAATTTGACATTATGATTTGTTAAGATTTCAAGGATCTTTATAAAATCAGGGTTCATGGCGTTTTTTTCTTAGAAGAAAAATATTTTTCAATTGGCTTTGAAGCGTTTCTACTCTTTTTTGAGGAGAGAGGGATAGCATCCAGCGGATTAACGTGAGATCCACGCCGTCTGAACTGATGATCGGTTCATTTCCTTTTTCAATAATTTCTGGCTGATCGGTGTTGTTCATTATGGTGTGAACGAATAGGTTTATTCTAATATTGCATTCTTTAATTCCGTCTCAAAATCCACGATCTCCTTAATATTATTTAAAAACCAAGGATCAATATAAGAATGTTTGTGAATGTCCTCCACCGTCATTCCCAGCTTCATCGCATCACGGATCGCGAAAATACGTTGGGCGTTGGGGACGCGTAATAGTTTGATAACATCCTTCAGGATCGCCTGACGCATTTTATCATCGGCGATATCAATGTCACATACATCTTTCCCATCGGCGCCCAGACCGTAACGTCCGTTTTCAAGCGAACGCAACGCTTTTTGCAGAGACTCTTTGAAATTACGCCCGAACGACATTGCTTCGCCAACCGACTTCATCTGAACATTGAGCGTCGTATTAGCGCCGGGAAATTTTTCAAAATCCCAACGCGGAATTTTTGTAACCACGTAATCTATAGTTGGCTCGAATGAAGCGGGCGTTTTTTTGGTGATGTCATTCGGAATTTCATCCAATGCGTATCCGACGGCCAATTTGGCTGCGATCTTTGCAATAGGAAATCCCGTCGCTTTGGATGCAAGTGCGGAACTGCGCGATACGCGCGGATTCATCTCGATCACGATCATATCGCCGTTCTTTGGATTTATCGCAAACTGAATATTCGACCCGCCGGTCTCCACGCCGATCGTACGAATAATCTTCATGGCCGCATCGCGCATTTTCTGGTATTCCTTATCCGTCAATGTCTGCGCGGGGGCGACGGTGATGGAATCGCCGGTGTGGACTCCCATGGGATCGAAATTTTCTATCGAACAAATGATAACAACGTTATCCTTGTGATCGCGCATCACTTCAAGTTCGTATTCTTTCCACCCGATCACGGAATCCTCCACGAGCACTTCATTAATTGGGCTTGCGGCCAGCGCCTTTACGATCAGATCGCTGTACTCATCTATATTATACGCAACAGCGCCTCCGGTTCCGCCAAGCGTGAATGACGGACGCATTATGATTGGATAATCAAGCTGCTCTTCCGCTTCCATTCCTTCTTTTACGTCCTTTACAAAAAAACCCTTTGGAACTTTCATGCCGATATTCTCCATCGCGGCTTTAAAAAGTTCCCGATCTTCGGCGGTCTGAATGGATTCAAATTTTGCGCCGATCATTTCAACGCCGTATTTGTCCAGAATGCCTTGTTTGACCAATTCCACCGCCGTGTTGAGCGCGGTCTGGCCGCCCATCGTGGGTAGGAGCACGTCGGGACGTTCACGCTCGATAATTTTCTCGACCATTTGGGGGGTAATAGGTTCAATATAGATGCGGTCGGCCGTTTCCGGATCGGTCATGATCGTCGCAGGGTTGCTGTTGATCAGAATAACCCGATAGCCTTCTTCTTTCAAAGCGCGGCAAGCCTGTGTGCCGGAATAATCAAATTCGCAAGACTGGCCGATCACAATGGGCCCGCTGCCGATGATCAGAACGGACTTTATGTCGGTTCGTTTTGGCATTTTCTTAATGAATAATGAAGAATGAGTAATGAATAATAAGGTTCATTTTTTTATTCAGGTGGTTTTTAGAATTAAGCCAATAATGGGCTTCTTTCGCTTCTTTGTAAGCAATTGAAATTTTGTTCGAGAAATCGGCCTTAGAAATACAGCCATCTGCTTCTTCTAATTTTACGCCAATCGAAGTAGCCGTTTCGCAAAATTTGCTTTGTAAAGAATATTTTCTTTTTTCTCTTCCTTCAAAAACTTATATAAATTTGCGATTCTAATTGCAAAAGCGAATGACATTTCATTAATTACATTTTCTTTCCTATTATTCAATAATCATTATCCATTATTCATTATACTAAGTATTCTCTTCATCAGTAAAATTAACAGGCTCTCCATTCTGCTCTTCAAGTTTCAAAGCCGACGTATCTATTTTGATCGGCTCTTCATGATTACATGTCATACATAGAAGATAGTCGCCTTTACGTTTGGTGATTTTCTTGACCATGTATGCGGCATCGCAATGTGGACAACGCTCATTCACCGGTTCATTCCACAAAATAAAATCGCAGTTCGGATAATTTGCGCAGCCATAGAAAAATTTTCCGAAACGCGATTTGCGGCGAACAATCTGTCCTCCGTCTTTAGGGCAAATAATGTCGGGAACGATGTCGAGAATCGGCTTGGTCGTCTTGCAAGTTGGGTAATTAGAACACGCCATAAATTTACCGTACTTACCGATCTTGATCACCATCGGGCTTTCGCATTTGGGACATTTCTCATCTGTCATTTCCGGCTCCGGCGGAGCTTCGCCATCCTTCGCAAGCTTTTTGATATTTTTGCAATCCGGATATCCGGAGCAGGCCATAAATTTTCCGTACCGGCCCCACTTGATAATCATCGGCTTGCTGCAGAGTTCGCACACCTCGTCCGTCTTTTCCTGCATCGACTCTTTGACTTCGGCCTTTTTCGATTCAACCTCTTTCATGTTTTTAGCGAATGCACGGTAGAAATCGTCCAGAACCTTTTTGTATGAAAGTTCGCCTTCTTCGATCTTGTCGAGTTCTTCTTCCATCTCTGCGGTAAACTTGATATTAAACAGCTCCGAAAAATAATTGCTCAATATATGATTGACCGATTTACCAAGTTCCGTCGCAAAAAGCTTACGTTCTTTGATCTCGGCGTATTCGCGATCTACGATCGTACTTACGATCATAGCATACGTGCTCGGCCGGCCAATACCCAGTGTGTCGAGTTCCTTGATAAGCGAACTTTCAGTGAAGCGCGCGGGCGGCTTGGTAAAATGCTGTTCAGGTAACAGCTCCATCAAATTAAGTTTGTCGTTAATTTTCAAGTCCGGTGGAAGCAGCGCGTTGACTTCGTCATCATCGCCGTTATCGTCTTTTTTATCGCCTTCATCGCGGCCTTCTTCATATACCTGCAAAAAGCCGCGGAATTTCATGATAGAACCGGTCGCACGGAACAAATATTCGTCCGCCGTAATGTCGATCGTCGTTTGATCCATGATCGCCGGCATCATCTGCGACGCGACGAAACGATTCCACACCAGTTCGTATAATTTTAATTGCTGCGGGGTGAGATATTTGGCGATCAATTTCGGCGTGTAGGCGACGTTGGTCGGACGGATCGCTTCATGCGCGTCCTGCATATTGGCTTTTTTATTTTTGAATTCGTTGGGTCCCGGCGGCAGAAATTCTTTTCCAAAGGACGCGTAAATAAATTCACGCAAGGATGCGACAGCCGAATCCGCGACGCGCGTGGAGTCCGTACGCATATACGTAATAAGGCCGGTCAAACCTTCTTCGCCCAGCTCAACGCCTTCGTATAACTGCTGCGCAATCATCATGGTCATTTTCGGGGAGAAACTGTTTTTCCGCGACGCTTCCTGCTGGAGAGAACTCGTGGTAAACGGCGCCGAAGCATTTCTTTTTGTTTCACGCCTGCGGATATCTTTGATGATAAATTCTTTTTTCCGGATGTCCTCGACATAGCCGCGCGCAACTTCGTCACGGTCGATCACCGGTTTTTTTCCGTCGACAAAATGTAATGAGGCCTTAAACGGATCGGAATCCCGCGCCTGCAATTTGGAGTGGATCGACCAGTATTCCTGTGTGATAAATGCTTCGATCTCCGCTTCGCGTTTGCATACTAATTGCAACGCGACTGACTGCACGCGGCCGGCGGAGGTTCCGCGCCGGATCACGGTCCAGAGGAACGGGCTCACTTTGTACCCGACGATACGATCGAGCACGCGGCGCGCCTGCTGCGCTTTGACCAACTTGTCGTCGATTTTGAGCGGATGCGCCATCGCCTCTGCAATGCCGGATTTGGTAATTTCATTAAAGAGAACACGTGAAATTTTCGGATTATTTTTATCGATTTCTCCCGCAATATGCCATGCGATCGCCTCTCCCTCGCGGTCAGGGTCGGTTGCGATAAAAACTTCCTGCGTCGAAGCCGCCATGGTCTTCAGTTTGCGAATTACGTCCTGTTTGCCGTCAATAATACGGTATTCGGGCGTATATCCGTTCTCTACGTCAATGCCTAATTTAGTCGAAGGAAGATTCTTGATGTGCCCGATCGACGCTTCTACGACAAAATTACTTCCGAGATATTTATTGATGGTTTTTGCTTTGGAAGGCGATTCGACGATAACGAGAGATTTACTTCCGCGTTTTATATTTTTGTCAATTTCAATTTCGATATGATCCTTGACCGTTTTCGTTTTCTTGAAGCCCCCCCGTTTACCTTTTGAATATTTTGAGGGCGCTTTGGAATCCGCAGCTATAGGTTCTTCTGCTTCTGCTTTTGCTTTGGCTTTTACGGACTTAGGCAAGACTGTTTTTTTCTTTTTAATTTTTTTTTCCGGCATGAAAAAACTTTCGATAATCGTATTTGTAAAATAAAATTATTTAAAAAAATTTTTCTAATTTATAAATAAATGATGCAAATGCAAGGTTATTTATTATGACAGCGATGAACAAATAATAATTTGTTTAAAAAAAACCGTATACATACATTGTCCCAACCGATTCTTTTCAATAAAACACCCATGAGCATGAGCCGACGAAATAGCCTTCTGGCGCTGATCTTTTTAGCGGCGCTTGCTTTGTCCACGTACTTGATTCGAATTAATTACACCTCGGTCGAATACGTTTCTCCTGGGCAAATTCCATTGACTTCAGACACAACGAAAGCGCGTGAATGGTTTGTGACCGGCGCAAAGTTGACCGATCAGAGCAAGTATGATAGTTCGTTGAGTTATTTTGCGGACGCCTCCGCGATCTATAAGGAATCCGGATTATGGGAAGACTATGTTAATAGTATGAATTATCTCAATGACAACTACCGCCGTCTAGGAAAATATGATACCTCTTTTGTACTCTTAACAGCAACGATCGACACGGCGCTGCACCATCTTGGTGAAATGCATGCATCCACGGCCATGGCGATCAACAAGCTCGGATTGTGGTATCGGGACAATGGGGAATATGAAAAAGCGCTGGAATCCTTTAATCGAGCATTATCCATACGCCTCAAAGTATTACCGACAGATCACATGGATATTGGATGGAGCTATAATAATATAGGTCTTGTGCAATACGATAATGGAAATTTCAATTCTGCTCTTCGCAGTTATCAAAAAGTCATTCCCATATTTATAAAAAATCTTGGTGAGAAGAGCGGACAGTTGGCTGTACTGTATACCAACATCGCTAATACACTGCAACTCAAAGGCGATCAAGAAAAAGCCTTAGATTATATCAGTCTTTCATTAGAAATACGAATACAACTTTTTGGTCCTGATCACGTAAC contains these protein-coding regions:
- a CDS encoding ATP-binding protein, translated to MYYWILIIYFFARSIPHLIAQSTDTYSKEIGRPFQRNYTTKDYNTGTQNWSIVQDHRGVMYFGNNEGVLEYDGVSWRLIVIPNHTVVRSLAIDTTGRIYVGAKGDFGFLSPDSIGQLQFVSMLDKVPQSYREFSDVWDIWPTPEGIYFNAYKYVFRWVFCELKINEVITSVQDSGQGLNENDLQQIFSSFKRLSARPTAGEVSTGLGLAIVKKIVEKHGGRVWVESEKGKGSTFSFSLPIHPTT
- the carB gene encoding carbamoyl-phosphate synthase large subunit — encoded protein: MPKRTDIKSVLIIGSGPIVIGQSCEFDYSGTQACRALKEEGYRVILINSNPATIMTDPETADRIYIEPITPQMVEKIIERERPDVLLPTMGGQTALNTAVELVKQGILDKYGVEMIGAKFESIQTAEDRELFKAAMENIGMKVPKGFFVKDVKEGMEAEEQLDYPIIMRPSFTLGGTGGAVAYNIDEYSDLIVKALAASPINEVLVEDSVIGWKEYELEVMRDHKDNVVIICSIENFDPMGVHTGDSITVAPAQTLTDKEYQKMRDAAMKIIRTIGVETGGSNIQFAINPKNGDMIVIEMNPRVSRSSALASKATGFPIAKIAAKLAVGYALDEIPNDITKKTPASFEPTIDYVVTKIPRWDFEKFPGANTTLNVQMKSVGEAMSFGRNFKESLQKALRSLENGRYGLGADGKDVCDIDIADDKMRQAILKDVIKLLRVPNAQRIFAIRDAMKLGMTVEDIHKHSYIDPWFLNNIKEIVDFETELKNAILE
- the topA gene encoding type I DNA topoisomerase — encoded protein: MPEKKIKKKKTVLPKSVKAKAKAEAEEPIAADSKAPSKYSKGKRGGFKKTKTVKDHIEIEIDKNIKRGSKSLVIVESPSKAKTINKYLGSNFVVEASIGHIKNLPSTKLGIDVENGYTPEYRIIDGKQDVIRKLKTMAASTQEVFIATDPDREGEAIAWHIAGEIDKNNPKISRVLFNEITKSGIAEAMAHPLKIDDKLVKAQQARRVLDRIVGYKVSPFLWTVIRRGTSAGRVQSVALQLVCKREAEIEAFITQEYWSIHSKLQARDSDPFKASLHFVDGKKPVIDRDEVARGYVEDIRKKEFIIKDIRRRETKRNASAPFTTSSLQQEASRKNSFSPKMTMMIAQQLYEGVELGEEGLTGLITYMRTDSTRVADSAVASLREFIYASFGKEFLPPGPNEFKNKKANMQDAHEAIRPTNVAYTPKLIAKYLTPQQLKLYELVWNRFVASQMMPAIMDQTTIDITADEYLFRATGSIMKFRGFLQVYEEGRDEGDKKDDNGDDDEVNALLPPDLKINDKLNLMELLPEQHFTKPPARFTESSLIKELDTLGIGRPSTYAMIVSTIVDREYAEIKERKLFATELGKSVNHILSNYFSELFNIKFTAEMEEELDKIEEGELSYKKVLDDFYRAFAKNMKEVESKKAEVKESMQEKTDEVCELCSKPMIIKWGRYGKFMACSGYPDCKNIKKLAKDGEAPPEPEMTDEKCPKCESPMVIKIGKYGKFMACSNYPTCKTTKPILDIVPDIICPKDGGQIVRRKSRFGKFFYGCANYPNCDFILWNEPVNERCPHCDAAYMVKKITKRKGDYLLCMTCNHEEPIKIDTSALKLEEQNGEPVNFTDEENT